The proteins below come from a single Edaphobacter acidisoli genomic window:
- a CDS encoding FAD-dependent oxidoreductase, whose amino-acid sequence MDRRNFVQRVLLALGAAGTGTPSQAQATTPRLDVADAEGSQGYIRPGTIEVIRRSFDVVVVGGGISGTCAAISAARNGARAALVHERSALGGNSSSEVRLYPEDTCGFSPWIKESGILEEMEEEERARNWESRIEGMMNSEWDLVLYEWAKREKNLTLFLNTTMREVVMRDSAHIEAIRAPQLGTEREFILSAPMFIDSTGDGVLGYRSGADFHWGKEIRAKYNETLAPTEPTHGLMGNTLFFRARDTGSPIPFKRPEWAAEFKTEDDLTDRDHGHFECGYWWIEVGAPLHPIHDNEEIRDEALRQLLGVWDHIKNRCTHDDVREKAKNYALEFVGFWPYKRESRRILGDYVLTEKDVRNPSIHPDDIAYGSWGIDIHVPGGILKQHIPPYPPPRTDENFQYRSTIPYGIPLRSCYSRNVRNLFTAGRPIGTSYVAFASSRVLPTGAIVGQAVGAAAALCMKHACEPQLVAQKHAKELQQLLLRQDASIPGVVNEDSADLARRGTVTASSEAALVFPESDSFHSAHFALGQVFPVSTDQLHAIDLLLQSNATQDQRVILKLRRIEHVWDLRPSPSIASASATVLANHKGYVRFTLNARTKPGGLYFVWIEAQPEISWALHSDLPGEPSKTPVGSTAADLPPGNRWRPLTGGHVFTMHTIPEQKPYGPQNIVSGTNRPDMWTNIYISDAAEQLPVWLELKFPSQVRLNTVQITFDTDTNRRIQLPRFRYPECVKRYEIDAKLAGDWKTLAQEDDNYYRRRVHHFETVTTDRLRIRLLETNGAPQARVYELRAYHEET is encoded by the coding sequence ATGGACCGTAGAAATTTTGTGCAGCGTGTTCTGTTGGCATTGGGAGCAGCCGGAACAGGAACTCCGTCGCAGGCTCAGGCAACAACCCCGCGGCTCGATGTTGCCGATGCCGAAGGATCGCAAGGATATATCCGCCCTGGCACAATCGAGGTCATCCGCCGGTCCTTCGATGTTGTCGTAGTCGGCGGCGGCATCTCTGGAACCTGCGCAGCCATCAGTGCCGCACGCAACGGCGCGCGCGCCGCGCTCGTTCACGAGCGTTCTGCATTGGGCGGGAACTCCTCAAGCGAAGTACGGCTCTATCCCGAAGACACCTGCGGGTTCAGTCCGTGGATCAAGGAGTCGGGCATTCTCGAAGAGATGGAGGAAGAGGAGCGTGCGCGTAACTGGGAGTCCCGCATCGAAGGCATGATGAACTCAGAGTGGGATCTGGTGTTGTACGAGTGGGCCAAGCGCGAGAAAAATCTAACGCTGTTTCTCAATACGACCATGCGCGAGGTTGTTATGCGAGACTCTGCGCATATTGAGGCGATTCGCGCACCGCAGTTGGGGACCGAACGCGAGTTCATTCTTTCTGCACCCATGTTCATCGACTCAACGGGAGACGGCGTGCTCGGCTACCGCTCTGGAGCTGATTTTCACTGGGGCAAAGAAATACGCGCGAAGTACAATGAGACGCTCGCTCCAACCGAACCGACCCATGGACTCATGGGCAATACACTCTTCTTTCGCGCACGCGATACCGGCAGTCCCATCCCTTTCAAGCGCCCGGAATGGGCCGCAGAATTCAAGACCGAAGACGACCTCACGGACCGGGATCACGGACATTTTGAGTGCGGCTACTGGTGGATCGAAGTTGGCGCGCCGTTGCATCCGATCCACGACAATGAAGAGATTCGCGACGAAGCACTGCGCCAATTGTTAGGAGTCTGGGACCACATTAAAAATCGTTGCACCCATGACGATGTACGTGAAAAAGCGAAGAACTATGCGCTCGAATTCGTCGGCTTCTGGCCGTATAAACGCGAATCGCGCAGGATCCTCGGCGATTACGTACTGACGGAGAAAGATGTACGTAACCCTTCCATTCATCCAGACGACATCGCCTACGGATCGTGGGGCATCGACATCCATGTGCCGGGTGGAATTCTTAAGCAGCATATTCCCCCCTATCCACCGCCGCGCACTGATGAAAACTTCCAGTATCGCAGTACGATTCCGTACGGAATTCCTCTACGCTCCTGTTACTCGCGCAACGTTCGTAATCTATTTACGGCTGGCCGGCCAATAGGAACGAGCTATGTCGCTTTCGCTTCCTCGCGTGTGTTGCCGACAGGTGCGATTGTAGGACAAGCAGTGGGCGCTGCCGCTGCACTCTGCATGAAGCATGCATGCGAACCGCAGTTAGTCGCACAGAAACACGCAAAGGAACTGCAACAACTGCTTCTCCGCCAGGATGCATCCATTCCCGGCGTCGTTAACGAAGATTCAGCCGATCTCGCGCGGCGCGGTACCGTAACTGCAAGCAGCGAGGCCGCTCTCGTTTTTCCGGAGTCTGACTCATTCCATTCCGCACATTTCGCCCTCGGTCAGGTCTTCCCTGTCTCGACAGATCAGCTACACGCTATCGATCTTTTGCTGCAGTCGAATGCCACACAAGATCAGCGCGTGATCCTCAAGTTACGGCGTATCGAACACGTTTGGGATCTTCGACCCTCGCCATCCATCGCCAGTGCCTCCGCCACAGTTCTTGCGAATCATAAAGGATATGTTCGCTTCACGTTGAATGCACGCACAAAGCCCGGTGGTTTGTATTTTGTCTGGATTGAGGCGCAGCCAGAGATCAGTTGGGCTCTCCACAGCGATCTCCCGGGCGAGCCATCGAAGACACCCGTGGGCTCCACTGCTGCGGACCTACCTCCTGGCAATAGATGGCGTCCGCTAACCGGCGGACATGTTTTCACGATGCACACGATACCGGAGCAGAAGCCATACGGGCCGCAGAACATCGTGTCCGGAACCAATCGTCCCGACATGTGGACGAATATCTACATTTCCGACGCGGCTGAGCAGCTTCCTGTATGGCTCGAGCTGAAGTTTCCATCACAGGTGCGGTTGAATACCGTACAGATCACCTTCGATACCGATACCAATAGGAGGATCCAACTTCCTCGTTTCCGTTACCCCGAGTGCGTCAAACGCTATGAGATTGACGCCAAACTGGCTGGCGACTGGAAAACGCTTGCGCAGGAGGACGACAATTACTATCGCCGTCGCGTGCACCACTTTGAGACCGTGACCACAGATAGATTACGTATTCGTCTACTCGAGACAAACGGAGCTCCGCAAGCCCGCGTCTATGAATTACGTGCCTATCATGAAGAGACGTGA
- a CDS encoding TonB-dependent receptor gives MTDQSGAAVAGAKVTVLWQSTGLVYTLVTNASGYYTSQPLQVGQYTVTAEKAGFSNATIRNLNVDTAAHVQANLVLKVGTANTTVTVLGTPPVMDTTDAEIGSTIDHRSAQQLPVNGRSVLALATLSPGVVSAVGAVNEGFQNRGTAVSAVRINGGAAGVNNNLLDGVSNTQNWLGEVAINLKSDAVQEYRIMTGVVPAQFGYTSGGVINVVTRSGSNTLHGSVYEFFRNDALDAEQSFPRPAFGKQELRFNNYGATLGGPLLRNKMFLFGNYEGYQFTSANPVYFTLPTAQEYQGDFSDLRQLVNGVCTPVNIYDADNVVNGQRQQFAYNGTKNVIPPSRLDSVAAAYSKMFYPLPNNTSGGYNSCTHANNYLYALPVIASERQGIVRSDYSISDSDSMMARYAYYFNGTNNGTNAGGLPGLYSHRNDHLQTQSAVLSETHIFRATLLNDARISMMRSDFPFQAASAYQNIASKIGLPNDTGIEIPQMSNGVVAPNITVGFRASTSIAGIDDVTWSKGNHTLHIGGNITWTEGYNNQTGSSASGNFNFGAGTTAEGSDTTVVSGTGSQFASFMLGQVTGASQLVQEGSAFRRMLFAGYIQDDWRATSRLTINAGLRYDMMTQAVEKHNGIQNFDITQPNPSNSLFMGLVEYADTAGYGRNFVKENFGDFGPRLGFAYSLDGKSETVLRGGFAIYYPSTAVYSYDESSGNPAGYTTMTTSWSASTAHGYDFSLKNGLPGQWAQPVGAAGGPNAFLGQSAAYIDPEAKDPSAQLYSLTLSRALPFGVVVDASYAGNHGNHFENFSPNLNFLAPQYYSLGTAALSAQTTNPYAGLVPGSLGAATLTKAQMLKPYPYMSSVVTQNPRNGSYWSNLAMLSVQRRAASGLQVMGAYTFGKITDAGVQDVSNLSAVGTGTSAGPQNPYNPEAEHSVDTIDVTHRMSASVLYDLPFGKGHHFLNRPATDRIVGGWQVNGILTIESGRPIGISGANNQLASRPNWNPNVSVFVKHQGRSTLYRTGQLEWFNPQAFVNPPDYTFGNVPRMLGNLRGPGTVNLDASLFKTTHITDRVALEFRIEAYNALNHPNLPMPGAGFVAGAPVDPTNPYAEGGLNTSSSFGMITSGAVTTRNVQLGAKIMF, from the coding sequence GTGACCGATCAATCAGGAGCTGCTGTGGCGGGAGCCAAAGTCACCGTACTCTGGCAAAGTACGGGCCTTGTTTATACGCTTGTCACCAATGCGTCCGGCTATTACACTTCGCAGCCGTTGCAGGTCGGACAATACACAGTAACCGCTGAAAAAGCAGGCTTTTCGAATGCGACTATTCGCAATCTGAACGTGGATACGGCAGCGCACGTGCAGGCCAACCTTGTGCTTAAAGTCGGCACAGCTAACACGACCGTCACGGTTCTGGGGACACCTCCCGTGATGGATACAACTGACGCTGAAATCGGCAGCACAATCGACCATCGCTCCGCTCAGCAGCTGCCTGTCAATGGTCGCAGTGTTTTGGCTTTAGCCACGCTTTCTCCTGGTGTCGTGTCTGCCGTGGGAGCCGTAAACGAAGGCTTTCAAAATCGTGGCACAGCTGTATCAGCTGTCCGCATCAATGGTGGTGCCGCTGGCGTAAACAACAACCTTCTCGACGGTGTCTCGAACACGCAGAACTGGCTAGGTGAAGTCGCGATCAACCTCAAGTCAGATGCTGTGCAGGAATACCGCATCATGACTGGTGTGGTTCCTGCACAGTTTGGATACACTTCCGGCGGTGTCATTAATGTAGTTACGCGCTCAGGAAGCAATACCCTGCATGGCAGCGTATACGAGTTCTTCCGCAATGATGCCCTGGACGCCGAACAATCGTTCCCGAGACCCGCATTCGGCAAACAGGAGCTTCGCTTCAACAACTATGGCGCAACCCTGGGCGGACCGCTTCTTCGCAACAAAATGTTTCTGTTCGGAAACTACGAGGGATATCAGTTCACCAGCGCCAACCCCGTTTACTTTACGCTGCCCACAGCGCAAGAATACCAAGGCGATTTCAGCGATCTTCGCCAACTCGTGAACGGTGTTTGTACGCCCGTCAATATTTACGATGCAGACAACGTCGTCAACGGCCAGCGTCAGCAGTTTGCATACAACGGAACAAAGAACGTCATCCCACCCTCGCGTCTGGACTCAGTTGCCGCAGCTTACAGCAAGATGTTTTATCCGCTACCAAACAACACATCGGGCGGCTACAACTCGTGCACTCATGCCAACAACTATCTGTATGCGCTGCCGGTTATCGCCAGCGAGCGACAGGGGATCGTGCGTAGCGACTACAGTATCTCGGACAGCGATAGCATGATGGCCCGTTACGCTTACTACTTCAATGGCACCAATAATGGCACTAATGCAGGAGGGCTACCCGGACTCTACAGCCACCGCAACGATCATCTTCAGACGCAAAGCGCCGTACTCTCTGAAACGCACATCTTTAGGGCGACGTTGCTAAACGATGCACGCATCAGCATGATGCGAAGCGATTTTCCCTTCCAGGCTGCATCGGCATATCAAAATATCGCCAGTAAGATCGGACTTCCCAACGACACGGGCATCGAAATTCCTCAGATGAGCAACGGCGTAGTGGCTCCGAACATCACCGTCGGCTTCCGCGCTTCCACAAGCATCGCAGGCATTGACGATGTCACCTGGAGCAAAGGAAATCACACACTGCACATTGGCGGCAACATCACGTGGACAGAGGGATACAACAACCAGACAGGCTCATCAGCATCGGGTAACTTCAACTTTGGCGCGGGCACAACTGCAGAGGGGAGCGATACAACAGTCGTGTCGGGCACAGGAAGCCAGTTCGCATCGTTCATGCTCGGTCAGGTGACCGGCGCAAGCCAGCTTGTACAGGAAGGCTCTGCCTTTCGAAGAATGCTATTTGCCGGCTACATTCAGGACGATTGGCGCGCCACCTCCCGGCTGACCATCAATGCCGGGCTGCGTTACGACATGATGACCCAGGCTGTCGAAAAGCACAACGGCATCCAGAACTTCGACATTACACAGCCGAATCCGTCCAACAGCCTCTTCATGGGCCTGGTAGAGTATGCAGACACCGCAGGATACGGACGCAATTTTGTGAAGGAAAATTTTGGCGATTTCGGTCCGCGTCTCGGCTTCGCATATTCGCTCGATGGAAAGAGCGAGACCGTCCTTCGTGGAGGCTTTGCCATCTATTATCCTTCCACGGCCGTTTACAGCTACGACGAATCATCCGGCAATCCGGCCGGCTATACGACAATGACGACATCGTGGAGCGCTTCGACCGCACACGGCTATGACTTCTCATTGAAGAACGGACTGCCAGGCCAGTGGGCGCAGCCTGTGGGTGCCGCTGGTGGTCCCAATGCATTTTTGGGGCAGTCGGCAGCCTATATCGATCCCGAAGCCAAAGACCCTTCCGCGCAGCTTTATTCGCTTACATTGTCCCGCGCCTTGCCGTTTGGCGTGGTTGTTGATGCGTCATATGCCGGGAACCACGGAAACCATTTCGAGAACTTCTCTCCCAATCTGAACTTCCTTGCGCCGCAGTACTACAGTCTTGGTACAGCTGCACTCAGCGCGCAGACTACGAATCCCTACGCTGGACTGGTTCCAGGAAGCCTCGGTGCGGCCACCCTTACTAAGGCGCAAATGCTCAAGCCGTATCCGTACATGTCGAGTGTCGTTACGCAGAATCCGCGAAACGGGTCATACTGGTCCAATCTTGCAATGCTCTCCGTGCAGCGCCGCGCGGCAAGCGGGTTACAGGTGATGGGAGCTTATACCTTTGGTAAGATCACCGACGCTGGCGTCCAGGACGTTTCTAATCTCTCCGCTGTTGGAACCGGCACTTCGGCAGGCCCTCAGAATCCATATAATCCGGAAGCAGAACACTCGGTCGACACGATCGACGTTACGCATCGTATGTCCGCATCCGTACTGTACGATCTTCCTTTCGGCAAAGGGCACCACTTTTTGAACCGCCCAGCAACTGATCGCATCGTCGGCGGATGGCAGGTCAACGGTATTCTAACTATCGAATCGGGACGGCCCATCGGCATCAGCGGCGCCAATAATCAACTTGCAAGCCGACCAAACTGGAATCCCAACGTCAGCGTATTTGTGAAGCATCAGGGCCGTTCAACCCTGTATCGCACCGGCCAGTTGGAGTGGTTCAATCCGCAGGCGTTTGTGAATCCTCCGGACTACACCTTCGGCAATGTGCCGCGCATGCTTGGTAATTTGCGTGGTCCGGGTACAGTGAATCTCGATGCATCGCTCTTCAAGACAACGCATATTACAGATCGCGTCGCACTCGAATTCCGTATCGAGGCTTACAACGCGCTGAACCACCCCAATTTGCCGATGCCAGGAGCGGGCTTCGTCGCGGGCGCTCCTGTAGACCCGACCAATCCGTATGCTGAAGGCGGGTTGAATACGAGTTCTTCCTTCGGCATGATTACCAGCGGAGCCGTAACCACGCGCAATGTACAGCTAGGCGCCAAGATCATGTTCTAG
- a CDS encoding TIM-barrel domain-containing protein, with translation MNNMVAMRWRLLAALAAIAAAWMWGALPARASSSDAGRVHLESNGIGFQMELAEGRYSFIENGHAAVTQDARAGVLLAGSPVSFRLDAPCSSTECRLTGTSAAGEHIHLTVRLSPHRAELIASPEKPGEELRFVTSGAAPAYGLADHAVENEFKPLPQRQYNTDISGFADDTLLSGQGIARLVSNFVIYPRQRFAELLVDPTMKIVHTSSAQIVQGVVHSHAEEHLYYFFGDPHAIYAQYLAVRNAEGYRVFTPKYRAFGVGWEAFGALGWNTNATTVRESVDRYIAEGYPLRWMVIGSGFWPDAPEMHETTSFGLWDHKKYPYPKAFIQHFRSEHLDVMLGLRITFITTGPYSAEGVAKGYFLQKDGKPEVFHGGWPRMPYYLLDSHNPEALDWYMDLIKRWQAYGVDGWKEDFYGYGGYALRDDKVDPVNDRLMEEGQLVIERNGYLSSNGDLHRINDFNFDQNQDRGPVNALALAYSGFPLVYPDIVGGTFGENRFASQRTERMQIYMMRNAQWAALHSSMGMGEPPWTFSPETAKVMLQAAQLHQRIAPYIYSNALRFAHDGYPWAMTPLPIAFPDDPNVYGRGNATVRGYEWLIGDAMLAVPLYGNDYAEATARDIYLPAGNWMDFDTGKLYSGHQTLKDFALPPGKTPLFIGGSGITLENRGGKLLVCIYPVAEHAEVSLTLPQGGAPVYVEVHGLRGMKQWENATIVDRNGKTIATDRNGFAFTFVPQAGVSYRVRALGVSTH, from the coding sequence ATGAATAACATGGTTGCAATGCGGTGGAGATTGCTGGCAGCTTTGGCTGCGATTGCAGCAGCGTGGATGTGGGGCGCTCTACCGGCTCGGGCGAGCAGTTCGGATGCAGGCAGAGTGCATCTTGAGAGCAATGGGATTGGCTTTCAAATGGAGCTCGCCGAAGGACGTTACTCCTTCATTGAGAATGGGCACGCCGCGGTTACTCAGGATGCGCGGGCCGGAGTCTTACTCGCCGGCAGCCCGGTCAGCTTCAGGCTCGATGCCCCCTGTTCCTCCACCGAATGCCGTTTGACAGGAACCAGCGCTGCCGGCGAGCACATCCATCTAACTGTTCGCCTCTCACCTCATCGCGCAGAACTGATCGCATCTCCTGAAAAGCCCGGTGAAGAGTTGCGCTTTGTTACCAGCGGCGCTGCTCCTGCCTATGGCCTGGCGGACCACGCCGTCGAAAATGAATTCAAGCCTCTCCCACAACGGCAATACAATACCGATATCAGCGGATTCGCTGACGATACCCTGCTCTCCGGTCAAGGTATTGCACGTCTGGTCAGCAATTTCGTTATCTATCCCCGTCAGCGCTTTGCCGAACTCCTCGTCGATCCCACCATGAAGATCGTACATACGTCCTCGGCGCAGATTGTGCAGGGTGTTGTGCACTCTCACGCCGAGGAGCATCTCTACTACTTCTTTGGTGATCCGCACGCGATATACGCACAGTACCTCGCGGTACGCAATGCCGAAGGCTATCGCGTCTTCACTCCGAAGTATCGCGCCTTTGGTGTTGGCTGGGAAGCTTTCGGTGCTCTCGGGTGGAACACGAATGCAACCACCGTGCGCGAAAGCGTGGATCGTTACATAGCGGAGGGTTATCCACTACGCTGGATGGTGATCGGCTCCGGCTTCTGGCCTGACGCACCCGAGATGCACGAGACCACCTCCTTTGGTCTCTGGGATCATAAGAAATATCCCTACCCCAAAGCATTTATCCAGCACTTCAGGTCGGAGCATCTCGACGTGATGCTGGGTCTGCGCATCACTTTCATTACCACTGGGCCCTACTCCGCAGAGGGTGTTGCCAAAGGCTATTTTCTCCAGAAGGATGGCAAGCCAGAAGTCTTTCATGGAGGTTGGCCGCGGATGCCCTACTACCTGCTCGACTCGCATAATCCTGAGGCACTCGACTGGTACATGGATCTTATCAAGCGCTGGCAGGCCTACGGTGTCGACGGTTGGAAGGAAGACTTCTATGGCTACGGCGGCTACGCGCTACGCGACGACAAGGTCGATCCCGTCAACGACAGATTGATGGAGGAAGGCCAGCTCGTTATCGAACGCAATGGCTACCTCTCATCCAACGGCGATCTTCACCGCATTAACGATTTTAACTTCGACCAGAATCAGGATCGCGGCCCTGTCAACGCGCTGGCGCTCGCATACTCCGGATTTCCTCTCGTCTATCCGGACATCGTCGGCGGCACATTCGGAGAAAATCGTTTTGCCTCGCAGCGCACCGAACGTATGCAGATCTACATGATGCGAAACGCGCAATGGGCCGCTTTGCACAGCAGCATGGGAATGGGCGAACCACCCTGGACCTTCTCACCTGAAACCGCCAAAGTCATGCTGCAGGCCGCGCAGTTGCACCAGCGCATCGCTCCCTATATCTACAGCAACGCGCTGCGGTTCGCGCACGACGGCTATCCCTGGGCCATGACTCCGCTGCCCATTGCATTCCCCGACGATCCCAACGTGTATGGGCGCGGAAACGCGACTGTCCGCGGATACGAGTGGCTGATCGGCGACGCCATGCTCGCTGTGCCGCTTTATGGCAACGACTACGCCGAGGCGACTGCGCGCGACATCTACCTGCCGGCAGGCAACTGGATGGATTTCGACACAGGCAAACTCTACAGCGGACATCAAACGCTGAAGGATTTCGCTCTGCCTCCCGGCAAGACGCCACTGTTTATCGGCGGATCGGGCATCACGCTGGAGAATCGCGGAGGCAAGCTGCTCGTCTGCATTTATCCGGTTGCCGAGCACGCCGAGGTAAGTCTCACCCTCCCGCAAGGTGGCGCGCCTGTATATGTGGAGGTGCACGGCCTGCGGGGCATGAAGCAATGGGAGAACGCCACCATCGTCGACCGGAATGGCAAGACCATAGCTACGGATAGAAACGGATTCGCTTTTACCTTTGTGCCGCAGGCAGGCGTGAGCTACCGCGTGCGCGCGCTCGGAGTTTCAACACATTAG
- a CDS encoding glycoside hydrolase family 2 protein, translating to MLRTRRQCVAIVIFLLGAALPLLGATKISLDGSGWTFRTTLAQQATQVIVPHCWPSDPQYRRYIGDAIYQRNFEMPVVKPGQIIRLHFDAVYNEATVWLNGRRLGTHEGGYTPFEFEVTKLLRTGSNHLLVEVNNTPTLTNIPALATSHGSRSYPPRGTAEEPTIVGWMPYGGIVRPVSLLISNSVYLRNMKVDAAPNLAHHSAHIVIRAWLHNGGSTTATTVIRGTVAGLAVYFPRTQVHAGADTEVEWTGTLHHVHLWDVHDPYLYDVALSVPGDELTAKVGIRQIRVQGTELLLNGRAVHLFGANRVSEDPTEGLRESDAIVQRDMSDMLADNMRMMRIAHYPEAPALLDFADSHGMLIIAEAGNWNMSAWQMADPGIRATWKRQMKEMMAQDWNHPSVIAWSVGNEYESFTKDGIDWTRDMRAFTLGLDSTRLITFASRFTGDPSVKTGKDEASQYSDFVSINTYGNYAHALDHAHALYPDKPIFVTEFGRMGEPDLHDQKRIVAITEAVTAMKARPWVIGGSLWTWADYRSLIRGTPSNGIRNWGVVTIDRQHRDSWKVVQDLFNTDYLKGK from the coding sequence ATGCTGAGAACCAGGCGGCAATGTGTCGCAATTGTGATTTTTCTGCTGGGCGCCGCATTGCCACTTCTTGGCGCAACAAAAATCAGCCTCGACGGCTCTGGATGGACATTTCGCACAACTCTTGCTCAGCAGGCGACCCAGGTAATCGTCCCCCACTGTTGGCCATCTGATCCACAATATCGCCGCTATATTGGCGACGCGATCTACCAGCGCAACTTTGAAATGCCCGTGGTCAAGCCGGGACAGATTATTCGCCTGCACTTTGATGCCGTTTACAACGAAGCGACGGTTTGGCTCAATGGGCGAAGATTGGGAACGCACGAAGGCGGCTACACTCCGTTTGAATTCGAAGTAACAAAGCTGCTCAGAACCGGAAGTAACCATCTCCTCGTCGAAGTCAACAACACGCCCACGCTCACCAATATTCCCGCACTTGCTACCTCGCACGGATCACGCAGCTATCCCCCTCGCGGCACGGCTGAAGAGCCCACCATCGTAGGCTGGATGCCGTATGGCGGCATCGTTCGACCTGTAAGCCTGCTCATCAGCAATTCTGTTTATCTGCGGAACATGAAAGTCGACGCAGCGCCCAACCTCGCGCACCACTCGGCGCACATTGTCATCCGTGCGTGGCTTCATAATGGCGGATCAACAACAGCAACCACCGTCATACGAGGCACAGTCGCAGGGCTCGCAGTGTATTTTCCCAGAACCCAGGTCCATGCCGGCGCGGATACCGAGGTTGAGTGGACGGGAACTCTGCATCATGTACATCTCTGGGATGTCCACGACCCCTATCTCTACGATGTAGCTCTTTCGGTTCCAGGCGACGAACTGACCGCGAAAGTCGGAATACGTCAGATTCGGGTGCAAGGCACGGAACTGCTGCTCAACGGCAGGGCCGTGCACCTTTTTGGCGCCAATCGTGTCAGCGAAGATCCGACCGAAGGCTTGCGCGAGTCGGATGCGATCGTTCAACGCGACATGAGCGATATGCTTGCTGACAATATGCGCATGATGCGCATCGCGCATTATCCGGAGGCGCCAGCGCTGCTCGACTTTGCCGATAGCCATGGGATGCTGATAATCGCCGAAGCGGGAAACTGGAACATGAGCGCATGGCAGATGGCCGATCCTGGCATTCGCGCGACATGGAAAAGACAAATGAAAGAGATGATGGCGCAGGACTGGAATCATCCTTCGGTAATTGCCTGGAGCGTAGGGAACGAATACGAATCGTTTACCAAAGACGGCATCGACTGGACACGTGATATGCGCGCCTTCACGCTTGGCCTCGACTCGACACGGCTCATTACTTTCGCCTCGCGGTTTACGGGCGACCCGTCCGTGAAGACGGGAAAGGATGAGGCCAGCCAATACTCTGATTTTGTTTCCATCAATACATACGGAAATTACGCGCATGCGCTTGACCATGCTCACGCGCTTTATCCCGATAAACCCATCTTTGTCACCGAGTTTGGCAGGATGGGCGAACCGGACCTGCACGATCAGAAACGCATTGTGGCAATCACGGAAGCTGTTACTGCAATGAAGGCGCGGCCATGGGTGATCGGCGGTTCGCTTTGGACATGGGCCGATTACAGATCTTTGATCCGAGGAACCCCTTCTAACGGAATACGGAACTGGGGCGTCGTCACAATTGATCGGCAGCATCGCGACAGTTGGAAGGTGGTGCAGGATCTGTTCAACACGGATTACTTGAAAGGCAAATGA
- a CDS encoding MFS transporter: MNPTEPTCTEDAPRFRLLPSRRWYLIALIFLVALINYFDRQSLSVIAPRFQALFHLSDEGYGHIVSLFLLASAFSYAIAGVVTDWLGTRASMAIFVGWWSAAEAATAIVRTAGQLAVARFCLGLGEPGLWVVAPKVVGETLPKKDHSLAIGVYTLGSTVGAVIALPAIAAIVAHLPWKTVFVIDGTAGLLWLPLWLSAYPSVRKSTSESARVRAVAQPSLRAVLANATTWRFMVARGLTDPIWYFLLFWYPKYMFSARHLTLAHLARMGWLVYLFAGAGTLLGGFVSGRFIQGGLTPAQTYRRVMFCCAALLPLSPLAATLPNVMASVLIASVIALAHMAWLVTLSASIVHLFPSSQLGTAFGLIAAGSGFGGMVSMEIIGRVVMAHGYLPLFFAMMFLHPIALALLWSSLRERDKKTLRNDHVSS; this comes from the coding sequence TTGAATCCGACCGAGCCGACATGCACTGAAGATGCGCCCCGCTTCCGGCTTCTTCCTTCCCGTCGTTGGTATCTCATTGCGCTCATCTTTCTGGTGGCGCTAATCAATTACTTCGACCGGCAAAGCCTTTCGGTCATCGCGCCACGTTTTCAGGCTCTGTTTCACCTCTCCGACGAGGGCTACGGCCATATTGTCAGCTTATTTCTACTCGCTTCCGCGTTTTCGTACGCAATTGCCGGAGTCGTTACCGATTGGCTGGGAACACGCGCCAGCATGGCTATTTTTGTAGGGTGGTGGTCGGCAGCGGAGGCTGCAACAGCGATCGTGCGCACCGCTGGGCAACTGGCCGTAGCGCGCTTTTGTCTCGGGCTCGGTGAGCCTGGCTTGTGGGTAGTTGCGCCTAAGGTGGTGGGCGAGACGTTGCCGAAGAAGGACCATTCGCTGGCCATCGGCGTGTATACGCTCGGTTCGACAGTGGGCGCAGTCATTGCATTACCTGCAATCGCCGCCATTGTCGCCCATTTACCGTGGAAGACGGTTTTTGTGATTGATGGTACGGCGGGTTTACTCTGGCTGCCGCTGTGGTTATCTGCCTATCCGTCGGTGCGAAAAAGCACATCGGAGTCGGCAAGGGTCCGGGCTGTTGCGCAGCCCTCGTTGCGAGCCGTGCTCGCTAACGCCACAACGTGGCGCTTCATGGTCGCTCGCGGACTTACCGATCCGATCTGGTATTTTCTTCTGTTCTGGTATCCAAAATACATGTTCAGCGCCAGGCATTTGACGCTGGCCCATCTTGCGCGCATGGGTTGGCTTGTCTATCTGTTTGCAGGCGCCGGAACCCTATTAGGAGGATTTGTATCGGGGCGATTCATTCAGGGCGGTCTTACTCCAGCTCAAACCTATCGCCGTGTGATGTTTTGCTGTGCCGCACTGCTGCCGCTCAGCCCACTGGCGGCCACGTTGCCGAATGTGATGGCGAGCGTGCTGATTGCTTCGGTGATTGCACTGGCGCACATGGCCTGGCTCGTCACCCTTTCAGCAAGCATTGTCCATCTGTTTCCGTCATCACAACTCGGCACAGCATTCGGGTTGATTGCGGCAGGCAGCGGATTCGGGGGTATGGTCTCCATGGAGATCATTGGCCGTGTTGTGATGGCCCACGGCTATCTGCCGCTCTTCTTCGCCATGATGTTTCTGCATCCGATAGCGCTGGCACTACTGTGGAGCTCGTTGCGCGAACGGGACAAGAAAACGCTGCGTAACGATCACGTCTCTTCATGA